Proteins encoded by one window of Arachis ipaensis cultivar K30076 chromosome B04, Araip1.1, whole genome shotgun sequence:
- the LOC107636148 gene encoding uncharacterized protein LOC107636148, which yields MGESEFTIELHHGGKFIDRGDGLQYLGGLVVEDLHFELDEWSLQEIVSLLKGLGYKAVEAETKDSWGWFLDLLLNDIGESRRWVFMSDQQKGLMQVFGEMEPFIEHRLCLRHLYANCKKVYGGGTVLRDLILSIAKATYVEEWERRMNLLKEKNRDCYDKLMGVDPKLWTKSHFTFMAKSDMLMNNISEAFNGRILEARDKPILTMFEWIRCYWMSRFAEKKKKAEKYEGSILPKPKKRLNLIATRSMEWQARWAGELKFEVHHKNRIIMERFVVDLLAGSCSCRFWGLSGMPCPHACSAIFEKGDNPEEYCSNYYSPAAYLATYGKSIAPINGENMWPKVNCEHIDLTDD from the exons ATGGGAGAATCAGAGTTCACAATAGAGCTCCATCACGGAGGAAAATTTATTGACAGGGGAGATGGACTACAATATTTAGGTGGGTTGGTTGTGGAAGACTTGCATTTTGAACTAGATGAATGGTCTTTGCAAGAGATAGTGAGTTTGCTGAAGGGTCTAGGCTACAAGG CAGTGGAGGCGGAAACAAAAGACAGCTGGGGATGGTTCCTTGATCTGTTGCTGAATGATATCGGTGAATCAAGAAGATGGGTATTCATGTCGGATCAACAAAAG GGTTTGATGCAAGTTTTTGGTGAGATGGAACCTTTTATTGAGCATAGATTATGTTTAAGGCATCTCTATGCGAACTGTAAGAAGGTATATGGTGGAGGGACAGTTCTTAGGGATCTAATCCTATCCATTGCTAAGGCTACCTATGTAGAAGAGTGGGAACGAAGAATGAATCTGCTGAAGGAGAAAAATAGGGACTGTTATGATAAACTGATGGGAGTGGACCCAAAGTTGTGGACAAAGAGCCATTTCACCTTTATGGCAAAGAGTGATATGCTAATGAATAACATATCAGAGGCTTTCAATGGCAGGATTCTTGAGGCTAGAGACAAGCCCATTCTGACGATGTTTGAGTGGATCAGATGCTACTGGATGTCAAGATTtgcagaaaagaagaagaaggctgAGAAGTATGAAGGATCCATTCTGCCTAAACCAAAAAAGAGGTTGAATCTAATTGCAACAAGGAGTATGGAATGGCAAGCTAGATGGGCAGGTGAGCTGAAGTTTGAGGTTCATCACAAAAATAGGATTATCATGGAAAGGTTTGTGGTGGATCTGTTAGCTGGTAGTTGCAGCTGTCGATTTTGGGGTTTGAGTGGTATGCCATGCCCACATGCATGCAGTGCCATCTTTGAAAAAGGTGACAATCCTGAAGAGTATTGCAGCAATTACTATAGTCCAGCAGCATACCTTGCAACATATGGAAAATCAATTGCTCCAATTAATGGAGAGAACATGTGGCCGAAGGTGAACTGTGAACACATAGACCTCACAGATGATTGA